The Streptococcus pluranimalium genome contains a region encoding:
- a CDS encoding cation-translocating P-type ATPase yields the protein MSKEQKRQAFYTQSEDAVLEALETSKKGLTSAQVEQRLAEFGRNELEEAEKRTLLQKFLDQFKDLMIIILLVAAALSVLTEGMHGLTDALIILLVVVLNAAFGVYQEGQAEAAIDALKSMSSPLARVRRDGHVKEVDSKELVPGDVVLLEAGDVVPADMRLLEASSLKIEEAALTGESVPVEKNLSVELAEDAGIGDRVNMGYQNSNVTYGRGLGVVTNTGMFTEVGHIANMLQNADESDTPLKQNLHHLSKVLTFAILVIAAITFIVSVFVRGEAPLNSLMTAVALAVAAIPEGLPAVVTVVLSMGTQVLAKRNAIIRQLPAVETLGSTEIIASDKTGTLTMNQMTVEKIYTNGQLQDATDDLEHSNMTLRIMNFANDTKVDQSGKLIGDPTETALVQFGLDHNFDVRDVLKEEPRVGELPFDSDRKLMSTIHRLADGKHLVAVKGAPDQLLKRVTQIEENGTIRPITEADKDAILATNKTLAKQALRVLMMAYKYEDNVPTLETEVVENNLVFSGLVGMIDPERPEAAAAVKVAKEAGIRPIMITGDHQDTAEAIAKRLGIIDPNDTEDHVFTGAELNELSDEEFQKVFQQYSVYARVSPEHKVRIVKAWQNEGKVVAMTGDGVNDAPSLKTADIGIGMGITGTEVSKGASDMVLADDNFATIIVAVEEGRKVFSNIQKTVQYLLSANIAEVLSIFLATLFGWDVLEPVHLLWINLVTDTLPAIALGMEPAEPGVMSHKPRGRNSSFFSGGVLGAVVYQGLFQAALVLGVYGYGIINPAHDTYHEIHADALTMAYATLGMIQLVHAFNVKSVYQSIFTVGPFKNKTFNWAILGSLVLLVMTLTVPFLEKIFHVTHLELSQWIVVLIGSFAMLVLVEIVKAVQRALGMDKNAI from the coding sequence GTGTCAAAAGAACAGAAACGTCAAGCGTTTTATACTCAATCTGAAGACGCTGTTCTAGAAGCTCTAGAGACCAGCAAAAAAGGTTTAACTAGTGCACAAGTGGAGCAACGTTTAGCTGAATTCGGTCGTAATGAATTAGAAGAAGCTGAAAAGCGTACTCTTCTTCAAAAATTCTTGGATCAGTTCAAAGATTTGATGATTATTATCTTGTTAGTAGCTGCAGCTCTATCAGTTTTGACAGAAGGTATGCATGGTTTGACAGATGCTTTAATTATCTTGTTAGTCGTAGTGCTTAACGCAGCTTTCGGTGTTTACCAAGAAGGTCAGGCAGAAGCTGCAATTGATGCGCTTAAATCTATGTCAAGCCCATTAGCTCGAGTTCGTCGCGATGGTCATGTTAAAGAAGTTGATTCTAAGGAATTGGTTCCTGGTGATGTCGTCTTGCTCGAAGCAGGGGATGTTGTACCTGCTGATATGCGCCTACTAGAAGCAAGTTCTTTAAAAATTGAGGAAGCTGCTTTGACAGGGGAATCAGTACCAGTTGAAAAAAATCTATCTGTTGAATTGGCAGAAGATGCTGGTATTGGTGATCGTGTCAATATGGGTTATCAAAACTCTAACGTTACTTATGGTCGTGGACTTGGCGTGGTTACCAATACAGGGATGTTTACAGAAGTTGGTCATATTGCCAACATGCTTCAAAACGCTGATGAATCAGATACACCGTTGAAGCAAAACTTACATCATCTTTCTAAGGTGTTGACATTTGCCATTTTGGTTATTGCAGCGATTACATTTATCGTATCTGTTTTTGTCCGTGGAGAAGCTCCGTTGAATTCATTGATGACTGCTGTTGCATTGGCGGTTGCTGCGATTCCAGAAGGTCTCCCTGCGGTTGTAACGGTTGTTCTTTCTATGGGAACACAAGTCCTTGCAAAACGTAATGCGATCATTAGACAATTACCAGCTGTTGAGACTCTTGGTTCAACTGAAATTATTGCTTCTGATAAAACTGGTACCCTAACCATGAATCAGATGACCGTTGAAAAAATTTATACTAATGGTCAGTTGCAAGATGCGACAGATGATTTGGAACATTCAAATATGACGCTTCGTATCATGAACTTTGCTAATGATACGAAAGTTGATCAATCTGGTAAATTGATTGGTGATCCAACAGAGACAGCGCTTGTGCAATTTGGTTTGGATCATAACTTTGATGTCCGTGATGTGTTGAAAGAAGAGCCACGTGTTGGCGAACTTCCATTTGATTCAGATCGTAAGTTGATGTCAACCATTCACCGTCTAGCAGATGGCAAACATTTGGTGGCTGTTAAAGGTGCTCCCGATCAGTTGCTTAAGCGTGTGACACAAATTGAAGAGAATGGAACGATTCGTCCGATTACTGAAGCTGATAAAGATGCTATTCTGGCTACTAACAAAACGTTAGCTAAGCAAGCACTTCGTGTCCTTATGATGGCTTACAAGTATGAAGATAATGTTCCAACTTTAGAAACTGAAGTTGTTGAAAATAATTTAGTATTCTCAGGTCTTGTTGGTATGATTGACCCTGAACGTCCAGAAGCTGCAGCGGCGGTTAAAGTGGCTAAAGAAGCTGGTATTCGTCCCATCATGATTACTGGTGACCACCAAGATACAGCAGAAGCTATCGCTAAACGTCTTGGTATTATTGATCCTAACGATACAGAAGATCATGTCTTTACAGGTGCTGAGCTAAATGAATTGTCAGATGAAGAATTCCAAAAAGTCTTCCAACAATATTCTGTTTATGCTCGTGTATCACCTGAACATAAGGTTCGTATCGTGAAAGCTTGGCAAAATGAAGGTAAGGTTGTGGCCATGACTGGTGATGGTGTTAATGATGCACCATCGCTTAAAACAGCGGATATTGGTATCGGTATGGGTATTACTGGTACAGAAGTTTCTAAAGGTGCTTCTGATATGGTTCTTGCGGATGATAACTTTGCAACAATCATTGTCGCCGTTGAAGAAGGGCGTAAGGTCTTCTCTAATATTCAGAAAACAGTTCAATACCTTCTATCGGCTAACATTGCTGAAGTATTGTCTATCTTCTTAGCTACTCTATTTGGATGGGATGTTTTGGAGCCAGTTCACCTTCTTTGGATTAACTTGGTAACAGATACCCTTCCAGCGATTGCGCTTGGTATGGAACCTGCTGAACCAGGTGTCATGAGTCACAAACCTCGTGGACGTAATTCAAGCTTCTTCTCAGGTGGTGTTCTGGGAGCAGTTGTTTATCAAGGTCTCTTCCAAGCTGCTCTCGTTCTAGGTGTCTATGGTTATGGAATCATTAATCCAGCCCATGATACTTATCATGAAATTCACGCAGACGCCCTCACTATGGCTTATGCAACTCTTGGAATGATTCAGTTGGTACATGCCTTTAATGTTAAGTCTGTTTACCAATCTATTTTCACAGTTGGACCATTTAAAAACAAAACCTTTAACTGGGCTATTCTTGGATCATTGGTACTCTTAGTTATGACTCTGACAGTACCATTCCTTGAGAAGATTTTCCATGTGACGCATTTGGAATTATCACAGTGGATTGTTGTTTTAATTGGTAGTTTTGCTATGCTTGTGCTTGTTGAAATTGTTAAAGCTGTTCAACGTGCCTTGGGAATGGATAAAAATGCTATCTAA
- the ftsX gene encoding permease-like cell division protein FtsX, with protein sequence MIRNFFRHLWTSIKSLKRNGWMTFAAMSTVSITLILVGLFAGVLLNTEKLASGIEDNIQVNVFLNVDSTDAQEIVKDSSGKTIVNKDYHKIYNQLKDIEGVKAIDYSSKDEQLEDLKAKMGDSFSEVFDDDANPLYDVYYVKTKSPEDVKKVARAAEQLGGIDSVEYGGADTDRIFNLAKMVRIWGLVGTAILILVAIFLISNTIRVTIFSRSRDIEIMRLVGAKNSYIRGPFFFEGAWIGLLGSILPAALSSYLYIIAYNYLMKGLVQQNLSLYKPDLAIPVGVVAMVAIGIIIGSLGSVLSMRRFLKI encoded by the coding sequence ATGATTAGAAATTTTTTCAGACATTTATGGACATCCATCAAGAGTTTAAAACGTAATGGTTGGATGACTTTTGCAGCTATGTCAACAGTATCTATTACCTTGATTTTAGTTGGTCTTTTTGCAGGTGTTCTTCTTAATACAGAAAAATTAGCTTCAGGTATCGAGGACAATATTCAAGTCAATGTTTTCTTGAATGTGGATTCGACAGATGCCCAGGAAATTGTCAAAGATAGTTCAGGAAAGACAATTGTCAACAAGGACTATCATAAGATTTACAATCAATTGAAAGATATTGAGGGTGTAAAAGCTATTGATTATTCAAGTAAAGATGAGCAGTTAGAAGATTTGAAAGCTAAGATGGGGGATTCCTTCTCAGAAGTCTTTGATGATGACGCTAACCCACTTTATGATGTTTACTATGTGAAGACCAAATCACCTGAAGATGTTAAGAAAGTAGCGCGTGCAGCAGAACAGCTAGGTGGCATCGATTCGGTTGAGTATGGTGGAGCTGATACTGACCGTATTTTCAATCTAGCGAAAATGGTACGTATTTGGGGACTTGTAGGAACTGCCATCCTGATTTTAGTGGCCATCTTCCTTATTTCGAACACTATTCGTGTTACGATTTTCTCACGTAGCCGAGATATTGAAATCATGCGCTTGGTAGGTGCTAAGAATTCTTACATCCGTGGACCATTCTTCTTTGAGGGTGCTTGGATTGGCTTGCTTGGTTCCATCCTTCCAGCAGCCTTGAGTTCTTATCTCTACATCATTGCCTATAACTACCTGATGAAAGGCCTTGTGCAACAAAATCTTAGTCTCTACAAACCGGACTTAGCTATTCCAGTTGGCGTGGTCGCAATGGTTGCTATCGGAATCATCATCGGATCACTAGGATCAGTGCTATCAATGAGACGCTTCTTGAAAATCTAA
- a CDS encoding DUF1934 domain-containing protein, translated as MKIIIDNKIMMDQDIDMVHEEAHGEYKEKGDFSYLIYTNSEKERVILKFNASELTVTRFSKPQSMMKFEKDTFAPAQIPSPVGLQRLVTKTTQFALNQGDQELILHYQLLSHPEAEEALADYQMRLRWEA; from the coding sequence ATGAAAATTATCATTGATAACAAAATTATGATGGATCAGGACATCGATATGGTTCACGAAGAAGCTCATGGAGAGTATAAGGAGAAGGGGGATTTTTCTTATCTCATTTATACTAATTCGGAAAAAGAGCGTGTTATTTTGAAATTTAATGCGAGTGAATTGACTGTTACACGGTTTAGCAAACCTCAGAGTATGATGAAATTTGAAAAAGATACCTTTGCACCAGCACAAATCCCTTCGCCGGTTGGCTTGCAACGATTGGTTACCAAAACCACACAGTTTGCATTAAATCAGGGCGATCAAGAATTAATCCTCCATTATCAACTTTTATCCCATCCAGAAGCAGAAGAAGCCCTAGCTGATTATCAGATGAGGTTGAGGTGGGAAGCCTAG
- a CDS encoding HD domain-containing protein, with the protein MKEKVFRDPIHNYIHVKEPIIAQLIDTKEFQRLRRIKQVPTTSYTFHGAEHNRFSHCLGVYDIARRITEIFEAQYPQQWNPAESLITMVAGLLHDIGHGAYSHTFERLFETDHEAYTQEIITNSETEVNAVLRQVSPDFPEQVASVINHTYPNKQVVQLISSQIDCDRMDYLLRDSYYTGTSYGQFDLTRILRVIQPVENGIVFAKNGMHAVEDYLIGRYQMYMQVYFHPSSRAMEVLLQNLLKRAKTLYQTTPNYFQQTAPNLIPFFEKQSSLSDYLSLDDGVMNTYFQAWMTSEDSILKDLASRFINRKLLTSISFDTENQSQLIEMTNLVKQTGFDPDYYTGVHINLDLPYDVYKPESDKPRTQIDIAEKDGSKQELSSLSTLVGALSGNIHGDRRFYFPKEMLQTDDLFTQDKITFQKNITNGHLTTTL; encoded by the coding sequence ATGAAAGAAAAAGTTTTCCGCGATCCCATTCACAATTACATCCACGTCAAGGAACCTATTATCGCTCAACTGATCGATACCAAAGAATTTCAGCGTCTCCGTCGCATCAAACAAGTCCCTACAACCTCTTATACTTTTCACGGTGCTGAACATAATCGCTTTTCACACTGCCTTGGTGTCTATGATATTGCCCGTCGTATCACAGAGATTTTTGAAGCACAATACCCTCAACAATGGAATCCCGCAGAATCATTAATAACAATGGTAGCCGGCCTCCTTCATGACATTGGTCACGGTGCCTACTCTCATACTTTTGAGAGACTCTTTGAAACAGACCACGAAGCCTACACTCAGGAAATCATCACCAATTCTGAAACCGAAGTTAATGCCGTTCTTCGACAGGTGTCACCTGATTTTCCAGAGCAAGTTGCTAGTGTCATCAACCACACTTACCCCAACAAACAAGTCGTACAACTCATTTCTAGTCAAATTGACTGTGACCGTATGGATTATTTACTTCGTGATTCCTACTACACTGGTACATCCTATGGACAGTTTGATTTAACAAGAATTCTACGTGTTATCCAGCCTGTTGAAAATGGTATTGTCTTTGCTAAAAATGGCATGCACGCTGTCGAGGACTATCTAATCGGCCGTTATCAAATGTACATGCAAGTCTATTTTCACCCATCCAGTCGTGCCATGGAAGTTCTCCTACAAAATCTTCTCAAAAGAGCTAAAACGCTCTATCAAACAACACCCAACTATTTTCAACAAACAGCGCCAAATCTCATTCCTTTCTTTGAAAAGCAGTCAAGCCTATCAGACTATCTCTCCTTAGATGATGGCGTTATGAACACCTATTTTCAGGCTTGGATGACGAGTGAAGACAGTATCCTCAAAGACTTGGCTAGCCGTTTCATCAATCGTAAACTCTTAACTTCCATCAGTTTTGACACGGAAAATCAGTCGCAGTTGATTGAAATGACAAACTTGGTGAAACAGACCGGATTTGATCCCGATTATTATACAGGAGTTCATATCAATCTCGATTTGCCCTACGATGTTTATAAACCTGAAAGCGATAAACCTAGGACGCAAATAGACATCGCCGAAAAAGATGGCAGTAAACAAGAGTTATCATCGCTATCAACGCTGGTAGGAGCACTATCCGGAAATATTCACGGAGATCGTCGCTTCTACTTCCCAAAAGAAATGTTGCAAACAGATGATCTGTTCACCCAAGACAAGATCACATTTCAAAAAAATATCACTAATGGTCACCTAACCACCACCCTATAA
- the queG gene encoding tRNA epoxyqueuosine(34) reductase QueG — MDIKVEIQKLAKEIGISKIGFTTADDFGYLEKTLRAGVEEGRTTGFEHKVIEERIKPKLSLESAKTIISIAVAYPNKLPVKPPKTQYKRGKITPNSWGLDYHYVLQDKLNRLAKGIEELTENFEYKGMVDTGALVDTAVAKRAGIGFIGKNGLVISKEFGSYMYLGELITNLEIEPDQEVDYGCGDCTRCLEACPTSCLIGDGTMNARRCLSFQTQDKGMMDMEFRKKIKTVIYGCDICQICCPYNRGIDNPLASEIDPELAHPELIPFLELTNKSFKEQFGMIAGSWRGKNILQRNAIIALANAHDRSAVVKLVEIIDKNNNPIHTATAIWALGEIIKKPDEAMLDFMRSLSLKEEDSLKELELVRQKWQF; from the coding sequence ATGGATATTAAGGTTGAAATTCAAAAACTTGCCAAGGAAATTGGCATTTCAAAGATTGGGTTTACGACTGCCGATGATTTTGGTTATTTGGAGAAAACCTTAAGAGCTGGTGTTGAGGAGGGCCGGACGACTGGTTTTGAACACAAGGTCATTGAGGAGCGCATTAAGCCCAAGTTGTCTTTAGAATCCGCTAAGACCATTATCTCAATCGCCGTTGCTTATCCTAATAAACTGCCCGTTAAACCACCTAAAACCCAGTATAAACGTGGAAAAATTACACCTAATTCATGGGGCTTAGATTATCACTATGTTCTTCAAGATAAACTCAATCGCTTGGCTAAAGGGATTGAAGAGTTGACGGAGAATTTTGAATACAAAGGCATGGTCGACACTGGTGCTCTGGTGGATACAGCAGTAGCTAAACGTGCTGGTATTGGTTTTATCGGTAAAAATGGCCTGGTGATTTCTAAGGAATTTGGCTCTTATATGTACTTAGGGGAGTTGATTACCAACTTAGAGATTGAGCCCGATCAAGAAGTGGACTATGGTTGTGGTGACTGCACCCGTTGCTTAGAAGCTTGCCCGACTTCCTGTCTCATCGGTGATGGGACTATGAATGCTCGTCGTTGTTTGTCTTTCCAAACTCAAGATAAGGGCATGATGGACATGGAGTTTCGTAAGAAAATTAAGACAGTTATTTATGGTTGTGATATTTGTCAGATTTGTTGTCCTTATAATCGTGGGATTGATAATCCTCTGGCTAGTGAGATTGATCCAGAACTAGCTCATCCTGAGTTGATTCCATTTTTGGAGTTGACTAACAAATCCTTCAAAGAACAATTCGGCATGATTGCAGGTTCCTGGCGTGGGAAAAATATTTTGCAGCGTAATGCTATTATTGCTTTAGCTAATGCTCATGACCGTAGTGCGGTGGTGAAACTTGTGGAGATTATTGATAAGAATAATAATCCCATTCATACTGCGACAGCCATTTGGGCACTGGGTGAGATTATTAAAAAACCAGATGAGGCTATGCTTGATTTTATGCGCAGCCTTTCTCTAAAAGAAGAAGATAGCCTCAAAGAGTTAGAATTGGTTCGTCAGAAATGGCAATTTTAA
- the ftsE gene encoding cell division ATP-binding protein FtsE — translation MALIELKDVSKKYRRSTTALRHVSVSVNQGEFVYIVGPSGAGKSTFIKLLYREEKLSSGSLKVGEFNLAKMKKRQVPLLRRSIGVVFQDYKLLERKTVYENVAFAMEVIGEKRKHIKKRVTEVLELVGLKHKMRSFPNQLSGGEQQRVAIARAIVNNPKVLIADEPTGNLDPEISMEIMQVLERINLQGTTVLMATHNSQIVNSLRHRVIAIEDGKIVRDEEEGEYGYND, via the coding sequence ATGGCTTTAATTGAATTAAAGGATGTTTCTAAGAAATATCGTCGCTCTACAACGGCCCTTCGTCATGTCAGTGTCTCTGTTAATCAAGGAGAATTTGTGTACATCGTTGGTCCTTCTGGAGCTGGTAAATCAACATTTATCAAACTATTGTACCGTGAGGAAAAATTATCTAGCGGATCTCTCAAAGTTGGAGAATTTAACTTGGCTAAAATGAAAAAACGTCAAGTGCCACTTTTGCGTCGCTCTATTGGTGTGGTTTTCCAGGATTATAAACTTTTGGAACGTAAGACTGTCTATGAAAATGTTGCTTTCGCCATGGAAGTTATTGGTGAAAAGCGCAAGCATATCAAGAAGCGTGTGACAGAAGTCTTAGAACTTGTTGGTCTTAAACATAAAATGCGTTCTTTCCCAAATCAGTTATCGGGTGGTGAGCAGCAGCGTGTTGCTATTGCACGTGCCATTGTCAACAATCCCAAAGTCTTGATTGCAGATGAACCAACGGGTAACTTGGATCCCGAAATTTCTATGGAAATTATGCAGGTGCTTGAGCGTATCAATCTTCAGGGAACAACTGTTTTGATGGCGACTCATAATTCGCAAATTGTTAACAGTTTGCGTCATCGTGTCATTGCCATTGAAGATGGAAAAATTGTTCGTGATGAAGAGGAAGGAGAGTACGGCTATAATGATTAG
- the yidA gene encoding sugar-phosphatase, with translation MSIKLVAIDIDGTLLNDNREITPEVFQAIQDAKAAGVKIIITTGRPIAGVTSMLDDLNLRDKGDYVITFNGGLVQETDTGSDIVKVPLSYEEYLDIELMARKLGVHMHAITKDGIYTANRNIGKYTIHEATLVDMPVYYRTPEEMADKEIVKIMFIDEPDILDEAIANIPEDFANRFMLVKSKPFYLEVVDKNVSKGNAIKALAEQLGISMEETMAIGDEENDRAMLEVVGTPVVMENGVPELKKIAKYITKSNEESGVAYAIREWVLK, from the coding sequence ATGTCTATCAAACTAGTTGCTATCGATATTGATGGTACTTTATTAAACGACAATCGAGAAATCACACCTGAAGTTTTTCAGGCTATTCAAGATGCCAAAGCAGCCGGTGTCAAAATTATTATCACTACAGGACGCCCTATCGCAGGTGTTACCTCAATGCTAGATGACCTTAATCTACGTGACAAGGGCGATTATGTCATCACCTTCAATGGTGGCTTAGTTCAAGAAACTGACACAGGTTCTGATATCGTCAAAGTCCCTCTCTCCTATGAGGAATACCTTGATATCGAATTGATGGCTAGAAAACTTGGTGTTCATATGCATGCCATCACTAAAGATGGTATTTACACAGCCAACCGTAATATCGGCAAATACACTATCCACGAGGCGACACTGGTAGACATGCCAGTCTATTACCGTACCCCTGAAGAAATGGCTGATAAGGAAATCGTTAAAATCATGTTCATTGATGAACCAGATATTCTTGATGAAGCTATTGCAAACATTCCCGAAGATTTTGCCAATCGTTTCATGCTAGTCAAATCAAAGCCTTTTTATCTTGAAGTGGTTGATAAAAATGTTAGTAAAGGAAATGCTATTAAAGCACTTGCTGAACAACTAGGTATTTCTATGGAAGAGACCATGGCAATCGGTGACGAGGAAAATGACCGTGCCATGCTTGAAGTTGTTGGTACGCCAGTTGTCATGGAAAACGGTGTACCAGAGCTCAAAAAAATTGCCAAGTACATCACCAAATCAAATGAAGAATCTGGTGTTGCATATGCTATTAGAGAGTGGGTATTGAAGTAA
- a CDS encoding metallophosphoesterase family protein — MTTLAFMSDLHIDLNNFTDFETNTLIDFLKEERIDHLHIAGDISNHHYQVSQPFLETLKQHFSVTYNLGNHDMLDLTETDIEHLDFKIHEINTKKFLAFHGWYDYSFHPEKTEEQNLAFKNQFWFDRRLDRHTSDSKLTEETLSRLDDTLTHYPEIDLVSMHFVPHQNFLMTHPKFIPFNAFLGSQAFHDVFVKHHIKDVIFGHAHRSYGSQMIDGINYHSRPLGYRREWDLTIDYVNQHPELNPTGTWNLSKRYHLVKRLPDYQNYTKKQLKEEFRKSVTVFDF; from the coding sequence ATGACAACATTAGCTTTCATGAGTGACCTCCACATTGACCTCAACAACTTTACTGACTTTGAAACCAATACCCTTATCGACTTTCTCAAAGAAGAAAGAATTGACCACCTTCATATCGCAGGCGACATCTCCAATCATCACTACCAAGTTTCTCAGCCTTTTCTAGAAACACTCAAACAGCATTTCTCTGTCACCTATAATCTTGGCAATCATGATATGTTAGATCTGACTGAAACTGATATTGAGCATTTAGACTTCAAGATTCATGAGATCAATACCAAAAAATTCCTAGCCTTCCATGGCTGGTATGATTACAGTTTTCATCCAGAGAAAACAGAAGAACAAAACCTAGCCTTCAAAAACCAATTCTGGTTTGACAGACGATTAGATAGACATACTTCTGACAGCAAGCTTACCGAAGAAACATTATCACGACTAGATGATACCCTTACGCATTATCCCGAAATTGATTTAGTGTCTATGCACTTTGTACCACACCAAAACTTTCTCATGACCCATCCAAAGTTCATCCCATTCAATGCCTTTTTGGGAAGCCAAGCCTTCCATGATGTATTCGTCAAACACCACATCAAGGACGTTATTTTCGGACACGCGCACCGTTCCTATGGCAGCCAAATGATTGACGGTATTAACTACCATTCTAGACCTCTTGGCTACAGAAGAGAGTGGGACTTAACCATCGATTATGTCAATCAACACCCTGAACTTAATCCTACAGGCACATGGAACCTATCCAAACGCTATCATTTAGTCAAAAGATTGCCAGACTACCAGAACTACACTAAAAAACAGCTCAAAGAAGAATTTCGCAAATCTGTAACTGTCTTTGATTTCTAA
- the prfB gene encoding peptide chain release factor 2 (programmed frameshift) has product MEIAEMRQKIVENKEKLTSFRRSLDLDRLEEDIALLENRMTEPDFWNDNIAAQKTSQELNELKQTYETFHNMEELSEETELYLEMLEEDDSVQEELEDNLEKLAKIMASYEMTLLLSEPYDSNNAIMEIHPGSGGTEAQDWAEMLFRMYTRFGNAKGYKVETLDYQAGDEAGIKSVTLSFEGPNAYGFLKSEMGVHRLVRISPFDSAKRRHTSFTSVEVMPELDDTIEVEIRDDDIKMDTFRSGGAGGQNVNKVSTGVRLTHIPTGIVVASTVDRTQYGNRDRAMKMLQAKLYQMEQEKKAQEVDALKGDKKEITWGSQIRSYVFTPYTMVKDHRTNFEVAQVDKVMDGDIEGFIDAYLKWRMD; this is encoded by the exons ATGGAAATCGCTGAAATGCGTCAAAAAATAGTAGAAAACAAAGAGAAGTTGACTAGCTTCAGGAGGTCTCTT GACTTAGATCGTTTGGAGGAGGACATTGCGCTTCTTGAAAACCGAATGACTGAGCCAGACTTCTGGAATGATAATATTGCTGCTCAAAAGACGTCGCAAGAGTTGAATGAGCTTAAGCAAACATATGAAACTTTCCACAATATGGAGGAGCTGTCTGAGGAGACAGAACTCTATTTGGAAATGTTAGAAGAGGATGACTCTGTTCAAGAAGAATTGGAAGATAATCTTGAAAAGCTAGCTAAGATAATGGCTAGTTACGAGATGACGCTTCTCTTGTCGGAACCGTACGATTCTAACAATGCTATCATGGAAATTCACCCAGGTTCTGGCGGAACCGAGGCACAAGATTGGGCGGAGATGCTTTTCCGTATGTATACGCGCTTTGGAAATGCCAAGGGCTACAAGGTTGAAACGCTTGACTATCAAGCCGGAGATGAAGCGGGTATCAAGTCTGTCACCCTTTCTTTTGAAGGACCTAATGCCTATGGTTTTCTGAAATCTGAGATGGGTGTTCATCGCTTAGTGCGTATTTCGCCGTTTGACTCAGCTAAACGTCGTCATACATCCTTTACTTCCGTAGAGGTTATGCCTGAGTTGGATGATACAATTGAAGTTGAGATTCGTGATGATGACATCAAAATGGACACTTTCCGTTCAGGTGGTGCTGGTGGTCAGAACGTCAATAAAGTGTCCACGGGTGTTCGTTTGACCCACATTCCAACTGGTATCGTTGTAGCATCAACAGTTGATCGTACCCAATATGGTAACCGCGACCGTGCTATGAAGATGTTGCAGGCTAAACTTTACCAAATGGAGCAGGAGAAGAAAGCGCAAGAAGTGGATGCTCTCAAAGGTGATAAGAAAGAAATCACTTGGGGAAGTCAAATTCGCTCTTATGTTTTCACACCTTATACTATGGTAAAAGATCACCGTACTAATTTTGAAGTAGCCCAAGTTGATAAGGTCATGGATGGTGATATTGAAGGCTTTATCGACGCTTACCTCAAGTGGCGTATGGATTAA